One genomic window of Archaeoglobus neptunius includes the following:
- the argC gene encoding N-acetyl-gamma-glutamyl-phosphate reductase, which translates to MKVGIIGASGYTGSELLRILVTHPEANVTAASSRRYEGREIWRIHRFLKGFYDLKFCSPDIDNFTDCDVVFTAVPHGEAMKYVPDLLNSGIKVVDISADYRLDKETYERVYGKEHVGYVEAVYGLPELHREKIKRANLVANPGCYPTGTVLAVAPLAKLELVERVVFDCKSGITGAGDSPSAFTHYPNLHESIVPYKITAHRHYYEMVQELGKLQSDIRISFTPQVFPGSRGILTNAHVFLRGELDRDELYKIYEKFYSNCFFIRLQEGVSLSQVRGSNFCDISIHPGEDRVVVVSAIDNLVKGASGQAVQNMNLITGLDEETGLKLPPLFP; encoded by the coding sequence ATGAAGGTCGGAATAATAGGAGCAAGCGGGTACACGGGTTCTGAACTTCTCCGAATTCTCGTCACACACCCCGAGGCGAATGTTACGGCAGCATCCTCAAGAAGATACGAGGGAAGGGAAATTTGGAGGATTCACAGATTTCTCAAGGGATTTTATGACCTGAAATTTTGCAGTCCCGATATTGACAACTTCACGGATTGTGATGTTGTGTTTACTGCCGTTCCTCATGGAGAGGCGATGAAGTATGTTCCCGATCTTCTGAATTCCGGAATTAAGGTTGTGGATATCTCGGCAGATTACAGGCTGGATAAGGAAACATACGAGAGAGTTTACGGAAAAGAGCATGTTGGTTATGTTGAGGCGGTTTATGGTCTGCCCGAACTTCACAGAGAAAAGATAAAAAGGGCAAACCTTGTTGCAAATCCCGGGTGCTACCCTACAGGCACAGTACTTGCTGTGGCCCCTCTTGCAAAACTTGAACTTGTTGAGAGGGTGGTTTTTGACTGCAAGAGCGGAATAACGGGTGCGGGGGATTCTCCGTCGGCCTTTACACACTATCCCAATCTTCACGAGTCGATAGTCCCATACAAGATTACGGCCCACCGGCATTACTATGAGATGGTCCAGGAGCTGGGAAAGCTTCAGAGCGACATAAGGATATCGTTCACACCTCAGGTGTTTCCGGGTTCAAGGGGGATTCTGACCAACGCTCATGTTTTTCTCAGGGGAGAGCTGGACAGGGATGAGTTATACAAGATTTATGAAAAATTTTACAGCAACTGCTTTTTCATCAGACTGCAGGAAGGTGTGAGCCTCTCTCAGGTTAGAGGTAGCAACTTCTGCGACATATCGATTCATCCTGGAGAAGACAGGGTAGTTGTGGTTTCAGCAATCGATAATCTTGTGAAAGGTGCCAGCGGGCAGGCTGTGCAGAACATGAATCTCATTACTGGCCTTGATGAGGAAACGGGACTAAAACTGCCACCACTCTTCCCCTGA
- a CDS encoding YhbY family RNA-binding protein has product MTGKDVVTINVGKNGVTESLISEINLLLEKRGAVRVKMLKNFRESSGKHKKELADEIASKVKGRLVDFRGFVLTFER; this is encoded by the coding sequence ATGACGGGTAAAGATGTGGTAACGATAAATGTTGGAAAAAATGGTGTAACGGAAAGCTTAATAAGCGAGATAAATCTCCTGCTTGAGAAACGTGGAGCTGTGAGGGTTAAAATGCTCAAAAATTTCAGGGAATCGTCTGGCAAGCATAAAAAAGAGCTTGCAGACGAGATAGCCTCTAAAGTTAAGGGGAGGCTTGTGGATTTCAGAGGATTCGTGCTAACCTTTGAGAGGTGA